The genome window CATTagtggagggagaaaggagacaaGGAAATATTTAGAAATCATAAATCAAGATTAAATAATTTTTGACCAAAGATAGACATCATATATCAGAATAGCATTGCTGAGGCAGACCATATAACATGTGTCACAACTTTATCACATAAATGCTGTGATTTACTTATTTATGCATATGTTGGGACATAAATATATAAGGGAGGCAACTGCAATGATGACACCACAGAATTCACCATTGTAACATCATCACAGTATGCTACTACTGTCTTCAGTAAGGATAAGCAATATGTAAAGAATATTGCTAAAAATCAAAGATAAGCATGTAGTTATTTTAAATGTcattttgattttgaaaaataCAGGCATCCGCGATTAGAGTCAACAGTAGAAAATGTTTTAGTAGATGACTTTCAATTTATGAAACTGCCTGAATGGAGAGCACGTccaacagattttaaaaatactggAAAAGACAACAGAAAGGTAAATACAGCATCATGCACTATGACCAAACTTCATTTCTAGCAGTTCCTTTCTTTAATTGTTCGTGTGCAAAAAGTATTTTAAAGGAAGCAAAGAGTTTTCAAATCAAAATTAAACCTAAAGAGGTTTAGCAAAAAGCAGTCATGTTGGACTCACCCGCATATGGAGCCATTCCGACTATTGTTGGCATAAGTCCACGATAAAATCCTTGCATACCACCTTCCTTTGGCAAAAGCCGATAACAGCaagaaaacacaaaaataaataagtttaggAGAATTATACACATGAACACAGGAAAGTTTTGAGAAGAAAGCtctaatttccatttttttccatatacTATATTCCAGGGCTATGCATATTTTTTGAAAGAGATGTGCTACAATGCCACTTGAATCACTAAAGCAGTCACAGCTTTTTTTCACAACTGCCTTTGGCTGTCTGCACATGTATGTGTATGCACAGCCGCTTCAAAGTAGCACATGCAAGCACAAAAATGCCACGGAAATCAGAACCTGACCTGATCAGAGAAGCAATAATAAACTGGCTACTCAATTTCTGAATTTCTCAATTCACATGGCATTCATTGATTCTATCCTGGATCTTTCAACACAACTTATTAAGCTACCATATCAATCCTACCAAGGCTGCAAGATGTTGCTAAAATGAGAAAGGTATTCCTTTACTCTTAAGTCTAGTTGTATTTATAGTACAGGTCAAGTTGGATAAATACAATCTATCCGTCTCTCTCCACCCTGACATTTTCACCCATCATGACCAATGTATGCTAGAAGCTATGGACATCCAAGGAATCTGTTGGGCAGACCTGGTTAAAAGTAGCCCAATTCATATACTTtcaccagaacctgttggattcaaAACGTCTTTCACCCCTCACCATACTAGAACTGATTTAATTCAGGTATCAGAACAATTTTGTCTACCCGCAATCTGACGATAAAAAAATAacactatataataataataataacaacagagttggaagggaccttggaggccttctagtccaatcccctgcccaggcaggaaatcctacatcatctcagacagatggttatccaacattttcttaaaaattttcagtcttctttccatttttctctcttttctaatATCTAGAGTACATGGTGTCCAAATTAGATACACTATAAGTAGTCGACCTATAACCGGTAGGTCAGCAACTATTCCTGCCATCTTTCACACCCTCCCCAATTCATGTAGGCCTCTCACATATCCCGTTATATGCGGGTGAGGTGAGGATGGGTGTGTGTGCAAGAGAAATACCATGGGTTTTGGTAATAACCAACCCCCATGGTATCTCTCTTGCTCCTCTCCCCCCCAACCTACATAATGCCTCTTAGGCATCCTGACTCTTCCTTAGATCCTCCCTCATGCACTCTCCCGGCCCCAACCCTGGCACCCCATGCATCCCCTttgctccctcccctcccagcaacAGCCACTTACCTACCTTCAAGCCCGAgacttgcagcttcctgcaagttTCCGTTCAttctgggaagctggcaggaagttgccttGCCTAGCAACTTCGGAATTCCATTAACAATGGCAATCAGAACTGTAGGGTTCCCCCTTGCTAAGTGATGCGGTCATGCTTTACGGCtgaatcacttagcaacagaaattccagtaCCAATTGCTGCTATAAATTGAGCATTTACCTGTACTATTACTGTTAATTACAATTTTATTCAAAATCAGGGATAAAGACTTAATGCAAACTGTGCAGGGGAGTTATCCATGAACCTGAATCTGTGTTACCAATTGGCACAGCATCTTAGTTTCTCATCTTAGTTCCTCACTCCTAAAACAAAAATTAACAGCATCTACAGGGGACAAAGACAGCTATGAAATGAAATAGGGACTGTAAAGTACTAGGTATAGCAGACAGATTGTGTAGATGCAGCGATGCTTAAAATTTTGTGAGCCCTTTTGAATTGTCAACATTTCTACATAGACACAACCTAAAATACAATTTATTCTCttaaaactagataaagagaacCTAATTAACAAATGAGACAGAACCATTATATTTGTTCATTGATTTGTTGATGAAAATTATACAAAGCTATATAGACAgagatctaatttttaaaaataagcattaAGCAAAGTTTGGATCCCATAGACTTTGTAAGCAGAACATGTTTCTgaagaaactggggaaaaaatcaagcAATTCTTCATAATGGATCCCAGTGATGGTCCATCATTCATAATTTTAAGACTCACTAGCATAAAGATttgagaaaagaaacaatggtttTATTTCATTGCTAGTACCACAAACTGTTCTGGCTGAAAAAAATCCTATAATGAAGGACACGTTTATTCAAATCTGGTCAGCATTTTTACAAAGCATTACTTTTTCTAAGGGGTTACTATTATTTAAACAAATGGATACTAATTTGCCAAAAGAGTCCTTGGTCTACTTTTCTTTATAATTACCCTTTTTAACTAAAAGGACATAGCAATGCTGCTGAAATTTCGATTTATGAGAGGCACCCCAGTTGTGTGCCTATTCCATACACTATATGAAAATAACAGCGCACAGGAGAAAAATTCCTTTCCAATCAAGCTTCTTCTCATATAGCTCTTTCTTCTCATCTTCCAAAGTGACCTAAAGAAGGGATTTTGAGGCAACTCTTTGCCTTCATGACCAACCTGGGCGATTGTATTCATTAGGCCAGGCTTTGATTTGGAAGTCAATCCCACCCTGAAATTGCATTCTTTTTACTTGTTTTGATTTGCTGTTTTTCCAACTTATTTCTTTATATTAGATATTACTGCTTTCTTttgtaaattcaggtaattttaaGGACTCCTTTGACAGTCAGTCACTGttctttcattaaaaatataCACATTTCATCAAGTGCTCATAAACCACTAATTGGGATAGGAGAAACATTAAACAGAGGAGCTgcctttattattcttatttgctACCCTTATAAACATACATTCAGCTTGCAGATTCATTTTTCTGGCTCAGTTTTCAATTTTCTGCTGAGAACTATTACAGAACATTAACAGGTATTTGTAAAGCCATAAGGTTGAAGAAAAGCAAAGACAATTTTACCTTGGTGTAAATGGTCTTGAATGCATGAATAATTCCCCTGTACGTCTGATCCCCCTTAACTTGGAATGCCAGCCGTGCTCTCACCATATCAAGGGGGTACGTACATATCACTGCTGTTATACCTTCCAAAAattaataagaattaaaaaaaatcagcatacacccaattctaaaaaggctttagaaatttgatttttatttctatttgtgtAAACATAAGAATGATGGAAGCGATATATTAAAATTAAGATAGCCCACGTGGATAGTATGCAGAACCCTTGAAGGATTAGTTGATTTAGATTGCTTGCAAAATTACACTCCATGTTGCTTAAATCAGTAGATCTACAAAAGCGTGGTAAGTTTTCTTTcttaaatatactttttaaaaaaagctagcaTAAAGAAGTGGGGGGAATGGTGTTCAGTActatttttctgttttgcatttggagagcttaaattcttcttaaaatgcctttaaaaagtgATGGGGGATAAGGAAGATGTTTTAAATAACTGAAATTAAGTTTTCCCTCCTCTGCTTCAACCTTTTTATTTCCTAAAAGGAAACTGGAAGGCAATTATCTACCAATGAAGCATTACTACTCAGATTTGAATTACACAAGGCACAGGAAATCCAAAGTTGAAAGTTCACACCATAAAGTTTTTCCTTTGCCATTCCCAACAGCCGCATTACAATAGACTTTTCAAGGCGCTTTTCTCAGATAATTCTTAAAACTCAGTGCCTTCCATTATCTATGTCTGGTCTTGCAAGCACTAATTTCCAACATTTCTCAACTCCTTTAAAGTGCAAAATTACACTAGTGCCGCAAATCAAATTCATCACAGAAGGCAGAAAGGTTTTTCAATGGGTTTTTCATTCTCCATAAAACACTTGGTGCTCACTGGTTCTTACACTGTACTTACAAATATGGAGACATCCCACATATTTATTATGTGGCATGATATTTACCATTTGTTCTAGATATATTTTGTCATCACTTTTTTACGTCAATCACTGCAGTATTAGCAATTAAACTTTCTTTTGCAATAGCTTCCATTTCTTTCCCTCCCGCCCCCGtcttgcttttttcttatttcttttccaatCCAGTCCATACACTTCAATAAGCATAAGCACTGTAACTTTTCataaaactattctttttttgttttatttgcatttatatcccgcccttctccgaagactcagggcgggttacactatgtcaggcaatagtcttcatccatttgtatactatatacaaagtcaacttattgcccccccaacaatctgggtcctcattttacctaccttataaaggatggaaggctgagtcaaccttgggcctggtgggacttgaacctgcaatattgcaggcagttgctgttaataacaggctgcattagcctgttgagccaccagaggcccttttatttTGTGTTATTCTCCCACGCTATAGAACAGTTACTATCGCCAACAATTTCCATCCGAAGTATGGAAGTATAATCATAACGAATGCGGTTCATCTGAAGAATCTTCACACCAATATCTATGACTAGTGGAGACATTTCTCACTTTTCATACAAGAATTTGTGTACTGGAGTGAATAATCACACTTGACAGACAAGCTTAGAATAAAAGAGGCATTTCTTCATGCAATACATTAACAATGTGGCAATGAGATACAGGCATGCATCCCGAGcactatatttttaaagaatcaaAGCGGGAATCTAGTTTGATCACTTTAGTAGCTATAGTAATCACAGGTGAAATCTGCTTAAGGGATAATCTTAACAATtcatttctgttttgttcttttgaGCTACCAAAGGTGTGCAAGTAGCCGCTAATGAAAACAATTTCATTTTTgataaactacaggtagttctggaGTTACGatgacaattgggaccagaattcccactgttaagcaaggcagttgtacaGCGCAACATCGAGTGATCGCATCGCTTATCAATGGCAATCTGAACTGCCCCATCTGCCGTCGTAACCACAGGACCATGagggttgttaagcaagaacAGGTGAGATGTCCCAGACAAGGAGTGCTGGTGTTCCGGGCAGGTGCTACAGAGAGCTGGAGGGCCGAGGGGTACAGTGGGGCACACGCCCTATGGAGCATGGGCAGTTGAGAAGTGCTATCCTGGATCCCTGGATCTTGTGCTCCAAAGCAAAGCTCCTCGAGGGAAAAGCAGTGGGAGCAACTTGCAGGAGTGGCATGAAACCGCCCCTAACAGCTTCCCAATGAATTTGCATGTGGGAAGCTGACAGGGAAGGTTTGGTGTTCAGGTGACCAAGGGACACAACAACCATCCTAAGCACCAGGTGGTTAATGGCAATTACATGACCACCGGGATGTGAGACAGCCAGAATTTTGAGGTGCGGTCGTACGTTCCACTCATTCTACAGCATCCTAAATTTGAACGGTCAATGAATTAGTCATAACTTGAAAAATATCTGTCCCCTTCCTAGCTGTAGCAAATGGAAAGAAATACCAAATTGGTCTTCAAAACCTTTTCTGAAACTTCTTTACCTGGATTTTGGATGTTTCTGGAGACCTTTTTACTTTTTATCaggttaaaacaaaatttaaggctggattttaattaattaaaaaaactcaCAATTGTAGAAATGATAGAAAAGGGGTACATATACActaggagaaaaagagaatgaagaaGAGTAATACCTGCTAAGGATCCAGCCATTAACCGGTGAATATGACTAGAAATGCCAAGCCTGTTCTTTATCACCTACAAAACGATTACATTTGAAGTGTGGAAAAAAAACTCTTAACATACCAAAGATAAAGTTCATTACTCCTTACCATATGCcataacaattttttaaatacagtaaTCGCACTACACCCAACGATCTTTGTGTTAGCTGCTgtaaggcagggatctccaaccttggcaactttaagacttgtggacttcaactcccagaattcctcagccagctttgctgactgaggaattctgggagttgaagtccacaagtcttaaagttgccaaggttggagacccctgctctaaggcatgATTTTACTGAAAAGTAAGTGAAGGTCCTGTATACAATATTAAGCAATAAATCATGATTACACACTAACAAACCAATAACAAGCCAACCATATTATGGCTTAGAAACATCTGGAAATTATTATGAAATTGTTAAGTTTCAATATGAATGGCTATTAAGTGCATGAGACATAAATACATGACTAGAAATAAATCATATTTGACTTCCATTTAATGTCAATGAAAGTTAAAAGCAGATGAAATAAAATATAGTATAGTattgcctttattgtcattgtacatcacgtatacaacgaaattggttttagcctcactggtgcaatccatgacaaaaaatacaaacaagatgaatactataaagaataatccccatgcaagtaattagggggaaaaaaagaacaaggaaaaaCTAGTCACATGTTTCCGCGTGTGtgtggagtgattgtggttgtgtttaagagtctgacagcccaaagatagaaactatttttaaacctatttgttcGGCTGGCTCTGCTTCGATGTCTTCTGCCCAATGGTAGAAGCGCGAATATGATTATGTACTGCACCACCTTGCTGATTTCTGGAATAATGCCAATTATTCTGTGACCCCCCCCAAAAGATTGTTCTCTTTTGGTTCTTAAATGCAAGTCAAGAAATCAGGACTTATTTCAAGACAGTTAAGGAGCTTGCTCTTGGGTTTATTTCTTAAAACAAAGGTTCTATGGAAAGGATTTGTCTTCTGTCCCTCCCCACTAAAAGTTGTGATGCTGGGCTAGGATGTCAGCTGAAAACAAGGAATTCTGAAATATCCTCCCAAAGAATTAATGAAGCAGAGTTGGCCCACAGCCTAAGGACATCATTTTCTGTGGAAGAATGTTCCTATCTAAATAAAcccatcattgttgctcttctattcttcctttcttttaataGAGGTCAGCAAGGTAGAACTCTTGGTAAAGTACACAGAACCTACAAATACAAAAATATGTATTTACGAGTATTTAGATTAATAATACAgggttttaaatctttttttagcAGCAAAAGCAGTGGCATTTTCCTTCCCATGCACATAAAGAATCTGGCTGCTTAATTCTGTCAAAAAAAAGGGTTATGATGATAGAATCGTTTGTCAATTTTAAAGTTTGAAACCACTGCATACCACATAGATGAAGCaacaactcatagaatcatctattgcaatgtccttcctgttaaagactacttcagcttcaatcacaacaatacaagagcaaacaatagatttaaacttaatgttaaccgcttcaatcttgattgcagaaaatatgacttccgtaacagagttgttaatgctttgaacacactacctgactctgtggtctcttctcaaaatcctcaaagctttaaccaaaaactgtctactattgacctcaccccatttctaagaggtccgtaagggacatgcataagagcacaaatgtgcctaccgttcctgtcctattgtttcccttcattatatccaactaatatagttattgcatgcttatgcttatatatatatgcttatatattatatagttactttcatgcttatgcttatatatactgttgtgacaaaataaataaataaataacaagacaCAGGTTATTTACCTTTTTATACTGACCAAATGCTGTAAACTGAATTGCACCGTATGGAAAGATTCGAATCATCATTGCTCCATTTCCTTTATAGTATCCTAAGAAACCTTCTTTCTTCGGTACAGCGCAAAGTGTAGAAATCACACCTGTCAGCGTTACAGAGCAAACTAACATGTTACCATTTTCACCTCAGCATTTTAAACTGCTCACTTACGAGAACTATTCTACAAAATCCTGTCTTATATAACTTCAAAAGAAAGGCAATTTCTATATGGGCTATTGAAATACTTCCTCTTTAATCAGTAAGTTTGCACTAAACCCCTTGATGTATTATGTTTAATTAAAGACCAACTTGGCACTCAACAGAAGTTTCATCAAAATATTGATGATGCAGATAAATCTAATTAAAAGGGTAGAATAGCAGGGGCAAAATAAATCTCTCATATCCATATTTTAGGAACATtttgacttaccgtatttttcggactataacatgcacttcccaccccccccaaaaaagtggatggaaatgtctatgTCTTATAAAacaaatgttgccgaagccccgcccacccgccagcccccacccttctgtgtctgcctcccagcaatttgcctccttgcagcaaacagcaaacagcctggtcagcttcagcacagcatgatttagcacaagcagctgattggtgattggatcggcctcccagaataccgacaatcagctgttccaggctgcagagattgccgcCGCCACCTCCgggcaccccattttcagcctccgtacGTCCTGTTTCGGGCCTGTTCCAGGCGGCAAGGATCACTGCTGCTGCCAATTGCCACcaatccccactgcctggaacgGGCTGAAAACAGGATGCATGGAGACCGAAAATGGGGGGCACAGAAGCGGTGATAGGCAGTGGCAGCGATGGGCGGCGGTGATCCCCGCAGACTGGAATAGCTGATCATCGGTATTCCGGAGGCTGATcctaccgccaatcagctgctcgtgctaaatcaggctgtgctgaagctgaccaggctgtttgctgggaggcagaggcagatttccccccccccttattctcctctccaaaagctaggtgcatcttatagtccagagcatcttatagtccacaAAATATGGTAATCTTAATATTAGAATTAATATCTATGATTTTAATGGCTTATATGTTATTCCTGTTATTCCTGACTATTGTGAACAATAGCAGCTCTATAATAAATACAGGTGGAAAAATGGATGTAAAAGATTATGACTGAACTAAAAGATCATAACTGAACTAAAACAGATCCAAAGCATTAAAAGACTGAACACGattatgtatttctattttatgtgtttgtgttttcactattttctattatttcaaaacTATTGTGTATTCAAAGTTTCAaccaacaatatttaaaaaatcatttgtaCTTATTCAAAAACCAGAGAAAGAACTTAATAATTTTTGTTCCAATATAGCTTTCAATTCAGAATTTAGCTTTAAAATCTTAAAGGTCTAAACACATTAATAACCAGGCAGTCAACACTCTTATTTGAAGGGACCAATTGATATATTTGATTATTGCAATTgaaaaaatctattttctttaCCAATTATAAAAATCACACATTATAAGCATTAGATCCCATAATATGAATTTTCTTACCTAGATGTTTATAATGATGATTGTGAGCTTGCAACAAAATCTTTACTCGATCTAATGGTGCAATGGTTGACTTGGCACAACATCCAGCAACacctttccaacaagcaaaaataGCACTATTTACTAACTGCCACACATTATTTAGCAAGagttatttttaaacttttatcttTTCAAGGTTCATCCTGCAACAGGTAAGCACTGCTTTCTCAGTCAACAGTTATAATCTCTGCTAAAAAAAATACTCATGTTATTTCTCAATTTCTGATGAAATAGAAGGTACACTGAAAAAAGTATGAAATTGTTAAGAATGCATTTAGTGTATCTAAAATCTAAACGGATCTTTCATAAACAATAGTTTTCtaaagatgtctatggagattctcattcatccaggccATAGTTCtggccagaactgatgaagcttcttggatgagaagtgaaacatttacaggggggaaaaacaaggaagtccagttgccttttgaaaagcatctttggggaaGTTTTCTAAAGAAATATTAGAGGATGACTCGGAGTTGTTGAGAGttgggcagcatacaagtttaataaattatgacTACCAGAAAATATGAGAATTTAACATCTAACATCTTACCTTTTAACATTTAAGAGTTTAATTCAGGAAATTCCTAATTCAGGTCTCACCTCAATCTAGTAAATTAGTCATCACTTTTCACAATGTTTTAACAATTTATTTAATCTATAGAAAGCAAATCTGCAgtgctatttaaaaaaatcaaagccaagTTTTGCTAACAAAGCTGTTAGAAGTGAAGAAACAAAGGAAGAGGGGGGACCTTTAACAATCCTATAGCCTTTACTATGGGTAgctttacagtaaaaaaaaaaatccgcaGTTTACCATCCTGCATTTGTAAAGCAAGTACACAAGTAGCTGGCCTAATAGGAGTGTTATTACATGCACAGTTCTTTGGGAACACAGGCATACAGTATTGCTAAACATAGTAAATACTAAAACAACTATTAGCTGAATCTGCCAGCTGTGTAGAAACTCTTGAGAATCAGTTCCTTAAAACCATAAAATCCTATAATTCATGAACTCATATGACCTGACAGCCCTCCTGAATTACAGTACTCAGGATTCCTACTcactttcttttgaaaaaaatgtacaaaGATGAATCATCTGTATTTTTGCTGATCTAGACAGGAAGCAATTACAGGAGCTGGAATGGTTTCTAAGATTTCACGCCTGCCCTCATTTTTGTAATGAGGTTTTTGAACTGCCTGTGCatcccttcaaagaaaaaaaataaagtattgtGGACATAGAAGAACCAATTC of Ahaetulla prasina isolate Xishuangbanna chromosome 6, ASM2864084v1, whole genome shotgun sequence contains these proteins:
- the SLC25A16 gene encoding solute carrier family 25 member 16 isoform X2, with protein sequence MIHLCTFFSKESVAGCCAKSTIAPLDRVKILLQAHNHHYKHLGVISTLCAVPKKEGFLGYYKGNGAMMIRIFPYGAIQFTAFGQYKKVIKNRLGISSHIHRLMAGSLAGITAVICTYPLDMVRARLAFQVKGDQTYRGIIHAFKTIYTKEGGMQGFYRGLMPTIVGMAPYAGFSFFTFGTLKSVGLAQAPTLLGRPCLDNPDVLVLKTHVNLLCGGIAGAIAQTISYPLDVTRRRMQLGAVLPDSEKCCTMIQTLKYVYGNHGVRRGLYRGLSLNYIRCIPSQAVAFTTYEFMRQFLHLN